Part of the Streptococcaceae bacterium ESL0687 genome is shown below.
CTGGACTTGTAGGAATGATTGACCCAGAGCGTAAGGAAGCTGCAGAGGCGGTTAAGGTTGCTAAACAAGCTGGAATTCGTCCAATTATGATTACAGGTGACCACCAAGATACGGCAGAAGCTATTGCTAAACGTTTAGGAATTATTGATGCAGGGGACACAGAAGATCATGTGTTAACTGGAGCTGAACTAAATGATTTAAGTGATGAGGACTTCCAAAAGGTTGTTGGACAGTATTCTGTTTATGCTAGGGTATCGCCTGAACATAAGGTAAGAATTGTGAAAGCTTGGCAGAATGAAGGTAAGGTTGTAGCCATGACAGGGGACGGAGTAAATGATGCACCAGCCCTTAAGACTGCTGATATCGGTATTGGTATGGGAATTACAGGAACTGAGGTTTCTAAGGGAGCATCTGATATGGTCCTTGCCGATGATAACTTTGCGACAATTATTGTAGCTGTTGAAGAAGGACGTAAGGTCTTCTCTAATATTCAAAAGACTGTTCAGTACCTTCTTTCAGCCAATACAGCGGAAGTTTTAGCTATCTTTTTAGCTACTCTTCTAGGATGGGATGTTTTACAACCAGTTCACTTGCTCTGGATTAACTTAGTAACTGATACCTTCCCAGCCATTGCCTTAGGTGTTGAGCCAACTGAGCCTGGTATTATGAATCATAAACCAAGAGGGCGTAAATCAAGTCTCTTCTCTAATGGGGTGATGTCATCAATTATCTACCAAGGTCTTTTACAGGCTGCCCTAACTCTAGGTGTTTACTGGTTTGGAATCAGTCACCCAGTCCATGTAGGAGATGACGTAGCCATCCATGCTGATGCCTTAACTATGGCCTTTGCAACTCTTGGTCTTATCCAACTAGTACATGCCTTTAATGTTAAGTCAGTTTACCAATCAATCTTTACAGTTGGACCTTTCAAGTCAAAAACTTTCAACTGGTCAATTCTTGTATCATTCATCCTTCTAGCAGCAACAATTGTTATTCCAGGATTTAATGATATCTTCCACGTTAGCCACTTAGATGGTTACCAGTGGTTGGTTGTGGCTATTGGTAGCTTATCAATGGTTGTAATCGTTGAAATTGTTAAGTTTGTTCAAAGAGCCATGGGTCTTGACGATAAATAATACAAAAAACCTTCAATTACTGAAGGTTTTTTTGTATATAAGGTGACAAAAATATTTTACCTAAAATGTAAAAATATATTTACATTTATTGAAAAGTAACTTATACTAAAATAGTTATCCAAATAACAAAAGTTAAAGATAGAGATTAGATGCAAGTAATTTTATCCCTTGGGATTTGTAATCAAAAGCAACTTGAATATTTAATCTGTAAGGGGGGAATGATTATCGCTAATAAGAAGCGAAAGATACCGGTAATTATATGGGCAGGATTATTTCTTGTGCTAATAGCTGTATCAGTTATAATTTCGGTCAGTAATGGTCAAGCTGATATTTCATTTTGGGATGTTGGTCGTATTTTAGTCAATAAGATGAGCCAGGGGGCGATTGGTGATCTAACAGATTTACCGGCCTCATCTGTTAATATCATTTGGTTTATCAGGATGCCAAGGATTTTACTGGCGATTTTTGTAGGCTTGGGTCTAGCCCTCTGCGGGGCAGTTATGCAGGCCGTTGTTCAAAATCCCCTGGCTGATCCCTATATTTTAGGGATTTCATCTGGATCATCTCTGGGTGCGACTTTCGCTATTTTGATCGGTTTTGGCTCTGGATCGATTTTATCTCAATTTGGTCTTGGTTTTGGTGCCTTTGTTGGTGCTATGATTGCTACCTTGTCTGTTTTACTACTATCAAATATTGGTGGTAGGATGACTAGTGTCAAGCTTATCTTATCAGGATCAGTAATTAGTAGTCTTTTTGGTTCGATTTCAAATTTAATCGTTTACATGGCTGGTAATTCAGAGGGGATTAAGACCATTCAATTTTGGCTCATGGGAAGTCTTGCTTCAGCGACCTGGTCTAAGCTTGGTATGGTAATCATTCCTGTACTACTTGTTTTTACCTTCTTCCTCACTCAATCAAGAATATTAAATGTTATGCTCTTGGGTGATGAGGCAGCGATAACCCTGGGTGTGTCCCTTGGAAAATACCGTAGAATATACATGGTTTTAACCTCTCTTGTGACTGGGCTTATCGTTGCAAACTCAGGTATGATTGGCTTTGTTGGTTTGATTGTACCGCATATTGTCCGCGGCCTATTTGGAAGTGACCACAAGATAATATTATCAATGACAGCTGTTTGCGGAGCGCTCTTTATGGTTTGGGCTGATTTAATCTCTCGAATCCTAATTAAAGGAGTTGAACTTCCGATAGGAATTATTACAGCGATGATTGGTGCACCATTATTTATCTATATTATCGTTAAAAAAGGTTACAGTTTTGGGGGGTAAAAAATGAAATTATCTATTCAAAAACTTGATGTAGAAATTGGACAGGAATCAATTGTCCGTAATGTTTCTCTAGAAGTACCGGATAAGAAAACAGTTGGTCTCATCGGGGCTAATGGATCTGGTAAATCAACATTATTAAGAAGCATTTACAGAAGTATTGCCCCCAAGCAAGGAGCCATTTATATTGACGACATTGATGTTTTAAATTCCCCTAATAAAGAGGTAGCCAAACATCTAGGTGTAGTCGGGCAGTTTAATGAATTAAATTTTGATTTGACTGTTGAACAGATGGTTTTACTGGGCCGAACACCTCATAAAAAAATGATGGAAGCAGATAATATCTATGACCATCAGAGGGTTCAAGAAGCACTTTTAAGAACTAATCTGATGAATTATAAGGACAGGAGTTATCTGTCGCTATCTGGTGGGGAGAAGCAAAGGGTAATTCTTGCAAGAACAATAGCTCAGGAGCCCCAGGTGATGATTTTAGATGAACCTACTAATCATTTGGATATTAGGTACCAGCTAGAGATCTTAACAGCGGTAAAAAATCTTGATATTACGACCTTTGTCGCCCTTCATGACCTGGAACTTACGGCTTCTTATTGCGATTACATATATGCCATGAAAAAGGGTGAGGTTATTGCCCAAGGTAGGCCTGAGGAAGTCTTAACAGAGGAATTAATTGCTGAGATATATCAGGTTAAGTGCCAAATATATGAGAATCCAATCACCCATAAATTAGGTTTTCATTATTCAATATAAATAATGAAAATCGAAAAATAAAAAGAAAAGTATATCTACTATGTACATGTAGATGAAAGATATAGGAAAAGAATATGAAAAAATTATTAGCAGCAGCAGTTTTAGGATTGTCAGTTTTGACTTTAACAGCATGTGGACAGAAAAGTTCAGAAAGCTCAACATCACAGTCTAGTGATTCAGATAAAACAACTTATCCCTTAACTATTAAAAACTATAGCAAGAAGGTAGGGAGTGATTCATCAGATCCAAGCTGGCCTGAAAGTACTCAAACTTTCACCCATGCCCCTACAAAAGTAGTAGCAAATACTCGTCCAATGGCTGAACTTTTACTCCACCTAGGTCTTGAGAAATCAATCGCAGGTGTGGGTGCCGTTTTCGGTGAAAAAGATGAGAGTGTTGAAGCTTCGTTTGATAAGCTTAAAAATCTTGGAAACAGCTATATTTCTCAAGAAACAGCCCTATCAGTTGATCCAGATTTTGTTTTTGGTCGCGGAGGATTATTTGAAAAATCTGAGTGGGGAGTAGGGACAGTTGAGTCATTAAATGAAATGAAGATTCCTACCTACATCATGGAAACATCTATTAAGGGTGGAACATTTGATTCAATCTATAACGATATCGACAATCTTGGTAAAATTTTTGATGTAGAATCTGCAGCAGATAAATTCAAAAAAGAAATTCAAGACCGTGAAGATGCTCTAAAAGAGACTGTTAAAGATGTTAAAGAAACACAAACTTTTGCTTACATCCACTCTAATGATCCATCAGAAATCAACGGATACTCATTAAGTGGCGATACTTTTGCCAGCAGCCTATTTGACATGCTTAAGCTAAAAGAGGCTTATGATGTGCCAACAGGTACTGTAAGTATCGAGAAAATTATTGAAGCTAATCCAGATATTATCATTATTCCTAAGTGGGATGATACAGATAATGCTGAAAAAATGGTCGCAGGTCTTTACACTAGTGACAAGGTATCAAGCCTAAAAGCTATCAAGAATAAAAAAGTTTATATTCTAAACTACAACTACCTATTTGGTTACAGCTACCAATCTCTTGCAGGTTTTGAAGAGTTTGCTAAAGTTTTATACCCTGAACTAGCTAAATAATCAAACAAGTAGGTGGAAAATAAGATGACAGAAGTAGATTATGATGTTGTAATTGTTGGTGGGGGACCATCAGGACTTTATAGTAGTTTTGCCTGTGGTATGCGCAATATAAAGGTTAAAATGCTTGAAGCAAGGGCTTGCCTTGGAGGTCGAATCTCAGTTTACCAGGATAAACTTGTTTGGGACTTAGGTGGATCACAGGGGAAATTAGCTGGCGATATTGCTAGTAATTTAATGGCAGCAGCTGAGCAGTTTTCACCAGATATTAGCTACAACCAACAGATAAAGAAGATTAGAAAAGAAGCAGATGGATTTATCCTAAGCAGTCAGGACGACCGGACCTATAAGGCAAAGACAGTTATTTTGGCCTCGTCTTTAGGAATTATCCAGGCTAAAAAATTAGCAGTTTCAACTGATTATAAAAATCTTCATTATCCTGTAGAAGAGGTGATTGATTTTAGAGCTTATAAGGATAAGATGGTTCTTTTATACGGGGAGCCTGATTACCTAGCCAGTTATGCAGTCCTCCTTCAGCAAATCGCTCAATCAGTAATTTTAGTTACAAAAAAAGAGGATTTTCCACAAGATCAAGACCTTGCTGATAATGTTACTATTGTAAAGAATGCTGATATAGCAGATTTTTCAGCTGAGGGAGATTTGATTAAGTCAGCTACCCTGTCTAATGGACAAGAATTTCCAGTCTCTGCCGTTCTAGCTAATCTAGGAATGAAGCGCCAGGTAAATACAATTGAATTTGAGAATTTTGATTTAGAAACTATTGAACATCATGGTCATGATTTTATAAAAAATCAAGCAGACACAAGTACAAGTGTTGAAGGTCTATTTATCGTAGGAGATTTAGGTAATTACCCTGACAAAAACTACATGCTGGCCTCTTGTATGCTGGAAGCTACAAATGCTGCATCTAAGGTAGCTCGCTATCTGGATCATACGGCTAAACCACAAATTACAGTTTCAACTCATAATGATGTCTTTAAGACTGAAAATCAAAAGTTGATTTCTAAATATTTTTCTTAAAAAGAAGGTACCCTAGGGTGCCTTTTTGCTTTTCCAGGAAGTCCGTCTATTTTAGGGTGGGGAAAAAGACAGGGAAATTTTATAGATTATTTTTACTTTAAATATATAAAATCAGAATGCTTTTACATTTCCTTAAAATTTTGTTATACTTGTACCCGAGAGCCTTTTTTAGGTCTAAGTAAATTATAAGGAAGAAATAAATTGACAAAATTACGTGAAGATATCCGCAACGTTGCGATTATTGCCCACGTCGACCACGGGAAAACTACTCTGGTTGATGAGCTTTTAAAACAATCTGACACACTTGATGACCACTTTACCCTTCAAGAACGTGCCATGGACTCAAACGCCATTGAAAAAGAACGTGGGATTACAATCCTTGCTAAAAATACAGCCGTTTCTTACAACGGAACTCGTATCAACATCCTTGATACACCAGGACACGCGGACTTCGGTGGAGAAGTTGAGCGTATCATGAAAATGGTTGACGGTGTAGTTCTTGTAGTCGATGCCTACGAAGGAACAATGCCTCAAACACGTTTCGTACTTAAAAAGGCCCTAGATCAAAAATTAACTCCAATCGTTGTAGTTAACAAGATCGACAAGCCATCAGCACGTCCTGCTGAAGTAGTTGATGAAGTTCTTGAACTTTTCATCGAACTTGGTGCAGACGACGACCAACTTGATTTCCCTGTTATCTATGCTGCAGCTCTTAACGGAACTTCAAGCCTTTCTGACAACGTAGCTGACCAGGAAGAAACTATGGCTCCAATCTTCGATACAATCGTTGAGCACATTCCAGCTCCAGTTGATAA
Proteins encoded:
- a CDS encoding ABC transporter ATP-binding protein, producing MKLSIQKLDVEIGQESIVRNVSLEVPDKKTVGLIGANGSGKSTLLRSIYRSIAPKQGAIYIDDIDVLNSPNKEVAKHLGVVGQFNELNFDLTVEQMVLLGRTPHKKMMEADNIYDHQRVQEALLRTNLMNYKDRSYLSLSGGEKQRVILARTIAQEPQVMILDEPTNHLDIRYQLEILTAVKNLDITTFVALHDLELTASYCDYIYAMKKGEVIAQGRPEEVLTEELIAEIYQVKCQIYENPITHKLGFHYSI
- a CDS encoding iron ABC transporter permease, with the protein product MIIANKKRKIPVIIWAGLFLVLIAVSVIISVSNGQADISFWDVGRILVNKMSQGAIGDLTDLPASSVNIIWFIRMPRILLAIFVGLGLALCGAVMQAVVQNPLADPYILGISSGSSLGATFAILIGFGSGSILSQFGLGFGAFVGAMIATLSVLLLSNIGGRMTSVKLILSGSVISSLFGSISNLIVYMAGNSEGIKTIQFWLMGSLASATWSKLGMVIIPVLLVFTFFLTQSRILNVMLLGDEAAITLGVSLGKYRRIYMVLTSLVTGLIVANSGMIGFVGLIVPHIVRGLFGSDHKIILSMTAVCGALFMVWADLISRILIKGVELPIGIITAMIGAPLFIYIIVKKGYSFGG
- a CDS encoding ABC transporter substrate-binding protein; translated protein: MKKLLAAAVLGLSVLTLTACGQKSSESSTSQSSDSDKTTYPLTIKNYSKKVGSDSSDPSWPESTQTFTHAPTKVVANTRPMAELLLHLGLEKSIAGVGAVFGEKDESVEASFDKLKNLGNSYISQETALSVDPDFVFGRGGLFEKSEWGVGTVESLNEMKIPTYIMETSIKGGTFDSIYNDIDNLGKIFDVESAADKFKKEIQDREDALKETVKDVKETQTFAYIHSNDPSEINGYSLSGDTFASSLFDMLKLKEAYDVPTGTVSIEKIIEANPDIIIIPKWDDTDNAEKMVAGLYTSDKVSSLKAIKNKKVYILNYNYLFGYSYQSLAGFEEFAKVLYPELAK
- a CDS encoding NAD(P)/FAD-dependent oxidoreductase — protein: MTEVDYDVVIVGGGPSGLYSSFACGMRNIKVKMLEARACLGGRISVYQDKLVWDLGGSQGKLAGDIASNLMAAAEQFSPDISYNQQIKKIRKEADGFILSSQDDRTYKAKTVILASSLGIIQAKKLAVSTDYKNLHYPVEEVIDFRAYKDKMVLLYGEPDYLASYAVLLQQIAQSVILVTKKEDFPQDQDLADNVTIVKNADIADFSAEGDLIKSATLSNGQEFPVSAVLANLGMKRQVNTIEFENFDLETIEHHGHDFIKNQADTSTSVEGLFIVGDLGNYPDKNYMLASCMLEATNAASKVARYLDHTAKPQITVSTHNDVFKTENQKLISKYFS